From one Eptesicus fuscus isolate TK198812 chromosome 3, DD_ASM_mEF_20220401, whole genome shotgun sequence genomic stretch:
- the LOC129148144 gene encoding keratin-associated protein 5-4-like codes for MHHGDGLGYCSSCCYSSYCSSCCYYNYCCSSCCYYSYCCSSCCYYSYCHSCCYSSYCCSSCCYYSYCCSSCCYYSYCHSCCYSSYCSSYCYYSYCHSCCYSSYCCSSCCYYSYCCSSCCYYSYCHSCCCSSCCYYSYCSSCCYYSYCCSSCCYYNYCCYSCCYYSYCCSS; via the coding sequence CTACTGCTCCAGCTGCTGTTACTCCAGCTACTGCTCCAGCTGCTGTTACTACAACTactgctgctccagctgctgttaCTACAGCTactgctgctccagctgctgttaCTACAGCTACTGCCACAGCTGCTGCTACTCCAGCTactgctgctccagctgctgttaCTACAGCTactgctgctccagctgctgttaCTACAGCTACTGCCACAGCTGCTGCTATTCCAGCTACTGCTCCAGCTACTGTTACTACAGCTACTGCCACAGCTGCTGCTACTCCAGCTactgctgctccagctgctgttaCTACAGCTactgctgctccagctgctgttaCTACAGCTactgccacagctgctgctgctccagctgctgttaCTACAGCTACTGCTCCAGCTGCTGTTACTACAGCTactgctgctccagctgctgttaCTACAACTACTGCTGTTACAGCTGCTGTTACTACAGCTACTGCTGCTCCAGCTGA